A stretch of the Aegilops tauschii subsp. strangulata cultivar AL8/78 chromosome 4, Aet v6.0, whole genome shotgun sequence genome encodes the following:
- the LOC109778714 gene encoding probable protein phosphatase 2C 32, whose translation MSCSVAIPSSPVFSPSRRPLSCKAASASPESVSVSSPAPSTAGSPLRPFGLLRAQIREEASPSPKTSSAAPSVAAGSVLKRRRPAPLMVPVDGAAAAAAAAAAVAAVESDPSNEVEEEGNDFAAYCRRGRGRRRVEMEDRHVAQVALGGDPQVALFAVFDGHGGKNAAEFAAQNMPKFMAEEVRKVEGGDSDEIEGAVKKCYLRTDEEFLKREESGGACCVTALLQKGGLTVSNTGDCRAVLSRAGTAEALTSDHRASREDERERIENLGGFVVNNRGTWRVQGSLAVSRGIGDAHLKQWVVADPDTRTLLVDPQCEFLVLASDGLWDKVDNQEAIDIARPLCIGNDKVSRMAACRRLVETAGSRGSTDDISVLIIQLQKFSGSS comes from the exons ATGTCCTGCTCCGTCGCCATCCCCAGCTCGCCGGTGTTCTCTCCGTCGCGCCGCCCGCTCTCCTGCAAGGCCGCCTCCGCCTCGCCCGAGTCCGTCTCCGTCTCGTCCCCGGCGCCCTCCACCGCCGGCTCGCCGCTCCGGCCCTTCGGGCTGCTGCGCGCCCAGATCCGCGAGGAGGCCTCCCCGTCGCCTAAGACGTCCTCTGCGGCCCCCTCCGTCGCCGCCGGGTCGGTGCTCAAgaggcggcggccggcgccgCTCATGGTGCCGGTCGACGGCGCCGCGGCCGCTGCTgccgcggcggcggccgtggccgCCGTGGAGTCGGATCCGAGCAacgaggtggaggaggagggcAACGACTTCGCCGCCTACTGccggagagggagggggaggagaagggTGGAGATGGAGGACCGGCATGTGGCCCAGGTCGCGCTCGGTGGAGACCCCCAAGTG GCGTTGTTTGCTGTATTCGATGGCCACGGCGGAAAGAACGCGGCAGAGTTCGCTGCCCAAAATATGCCCAAGTTCATGGCAGAGGAGGTGAGGAAGGTGGAAGGTGGTGACAGTGATGAAATTGAGGGGGCTGTGAAGAAATGTTACCTGAGGACGGACGAAGAGTTCCTCAAGAGGGAGGAGAGCGGGGGAGCATGCTGTGTCACTGCATTGCTCCAAAAGGGCGGCCTCACCGTGTCCAACACTGGAGATTGCCGTGCTGTCCTCAGCCGGGCAGGAACGGCCGAGGCACTCACCTCTGACCACCGGGCCTCCCGTGAGGATGAGAGGGAAAGAATTGAGAATCTG GGCGGGTTCGTTGTGAACAACCGAGGGACATGGCGAGTGCAGGGCTCCTTGGCAGTGTCAAGAGGCATCGGTGATGCACACCTCAAGCAATGGGTGGTGGCTGATCCAGATACCAGGACACTCCTTGTTGACCCACAGTGCGAATTCTTAGTACTTGCCTCTGATGGCTTGTGGGATAAGGTGGATAACCAGGAAGCCATAGACATCGCCAGGCCTCTCTGCATCGGCAATGACAAGGTTTCTCGCATGGCCGCCTGCAGAAGGCTTGTCGAAACCGCGGGTTCCAGGGGGTCTACCGATGACATCAGTGTTTTGATCATACAATTGCAGAAGTTCTCAGGTTCTTCTTAA